The following are encoded together in the Hydractinia symbiolongicarpus strain clone_291-10 chromosome 14, HSymV2.1, whole genome shotgun sequence genome:
- the LOC130625784 gene encoding cubilin-like isoform X1, which yields MFFMTNAFLDLEWCSVGVQSVSNATQTTSKQCSQNLQGSQGTISTPNYPENYPAESSCIWTITVPKKHYIELTFVDFDVEPYEDCKTDVLEVKDGGDINSPMIGIMVNNTEWVRIKGGQYCNKRRPPKVITSTFNKLRLWFQSDSTIEMKGFKATFVALKEKECGGEINAVHGEITTPRFPLHYPRNRKCEWKIKVPKGKYVALRFLFFEVESTCQSGGTCKCRDSVVITDGHSNNAKTIGQYCFDAPPPLVTSGNEVSVKFHSDLYGRLQGFRAIFTQSSTERCGGDFFIKNGTIESPNFNPARHLTYPAFSECVWTITTDKNQYISLHIAYMDVLMSKRGDCADDYIEIRDGPTETSPLLGHYCNMFYPKVIISRGQAMYIRFHSNAEMAGKGFQIMFKTHKKTCSESLGMEDGRIDRLNVLTSSNFKIAHKPHILGADFGRLNGPFAWCSAERKSKFLGEYFEITFPQVTKVTRIATQGYTMYGNTYYVTKYKVLYTTGKKLKHYASYVDTERKNPYTLFGGNRFYNVTKENILTPSVAVKKIRIQPLDYQSGRRIHVCMRVEVYGCKVDTGDSGETLTEPEKTINYSTYKKTTSTWVISPEASSSRNTLYLFHVVALQADCATSRLRISYDGHTHTANETFCDSKKPGVYVMPMSRQIWMNFESFKLPEEIQGVKFTYTREDLGFGRLITSQHGVINGVHEILSRVNKTSTWLFKLPKGSRINLEFKRVHFPERNQGSYLLVKAGLTASSHIIQNLAGVQSPFAFVYSKNELRIEYHPGHTETSNMKRRGEGFNLKYSVWQEGVTQERRKRRIKRRRRSVKSDSYVHTQHFTLLLISLLLSRTHG from the exons atgTTCTTCATGACGAATGCGTTTCTTGATTTGGAATGGTGTTCAGTCGGTGTTCAGTCAGTCAGCAATGCAACTCAAA CAACAAGCAAACAATGCAGTCAGAACTTACAAGGATCACAAGGAACAATAAGCACACCGAATTATCCCGAAAATTATCCCGCAGAAAGTTCATGCATATGGACAATTACAGTACCAAAGAAGCATTATATCGAACTCACATTCGTTGATTTTGACGTCGAACCGTACGAAGACTGTAAGACGGATGTTTTGGAAGTTAAAGATGGCGGAGATATCAACTCACCTATGATTG GAATCATGGTTAATAACACAGAATGGGTTCGTATAAAAG GCGGTCAGTATTGTAACAAACGACGTCCTCCTAAGGTAATCACCTCAACATTTAACAAACTTCGACTTTGGTTTCAATCAGACAGTACGATTGAGATGAAAGGATTCAAAGCTACCTTCGTAGCATTGAAGGAGAAAG AATGCGGTGGTGAAATAAATGCTGTGCATGGAGAAATTACGACCCCCCGGTTCCCCTTGCATTATCCACGCAATCGAAAATGCGAGTGGAAGATCAAGGTTCCCAAGGGAAAATATGTTGCTCTTCGATTTCTGTTTTTCGAAGTGGAATCAACATGCCAAAGTGGAGGCACGTGTAAATGCAGGGACTCCGTGGTAATTACTGATGGACATTCAAATAATGCAAAAACAATTGGACA GTATTGTTTTGATGCCCCTCCACCATTGGTGACTTCTGGTAACGAAGTATCAGTTAAATTTCATTCCGACCTCTACGGAAGATTGCAAGGTTTCCGAGCGATTTTCACCCAATCATCCACTGAAC GTTGTGGTGGagatttctttataaaaaacggaACAATCGAGTCGCCAAACTTTAATCCAGCGAGGCACTTAACATACCCTGCGTTTAGTGAATGCGTTTGGACGATAACAACGGATAAGAATCAGTATATATCCTTACATATCGCCTACATGGATGTTCTAATGTCAAAGAGGGGCGACTGTGCTGATGACTACATTGAAATCCGTGATGGTCCTACAGAAACGTCGCCTCTTCTCg GACATTACTGTAACATGTTTTACCCCAAAGTGATTATATCACGTGGTCAAGCCATGTACATTCGTTTCCATAGTAACGCAGAAATGGCTGGCAAGGGATTCCAAATTATGTTCAAAACGCATAAAAAGA CATGCTCCGAGTCGCTTGGTATGGAAGATGGGCGCATTGACAGACTAAATGTGTTAACATCATCAAACTTTAAAATAGCTCACAAACCTCATATACTGGGCGCAGATTTTGGGCGTTTAAATGGTCCATTCGCGTGGTGTAGCGCA GAAAGGAAATCCAAGTTTCTTGGTGAATACTTTGAAATCACTTTTCCACAAGTAACAAAAGTCACACGTATAGCTACACAG GGCTACACGATGTATGGAAATACATATTACGTCACAAAGTACAAAGTATTGTATACAACtggaaagaaattaaaacattatGCAAGCTATGTAGATACGGAAAGAAAAAACCCGTACACA TTATTTGGTGGAAACAGATTTTATAACGTAACGAAGGAGAACATACTCACTCCATCGGTGGCggtgaaaaaaattcgtatTCAGCCATTGGATTACCAATCAGGTCGGCGAATACACGTGTGCATGCGCGTGGAAGTTTACGGCTGTAAAGTGGATACTGGAG aCAGCGGTGAAACATTGACGGAACCAGAAAAGACGATTAACTACAGCACGTACAAGAAAACCACAAGTACATGGGTAATCTCACCGGAAGCTTCTTCAAGTCGTAATACTTTATACCTGTTTCATGTTGTCGCATTACAAGCAGACTGTGCTACTTCAAGACTGCGCATATCGTATGATGGTCACACTCATACGGCAAATGAAACGTTCTGTGATTCAAAGAAGCCAGGCGTTTACGTCATGCCAATGTCTAGGCAAATATGGATGAACTTTGAAAGTTTCAAACTTCCTGAAGAAATTCAAGGTGTAAAATTCACTTACACGAGAGAAGATTTAG GGTTTGGTCGACTCATAACATCCCAACATGGTGTGATAAATGGAGTACATGAAATATTATCTCGAGTAAACAAGACAAGCACCTGGTTGTTCAAGCTACCAAAAGGTAGTCGAATAAATTTGGAATTTAAAAGGGTGCATTTTCCCGAAAGAAATCAAGGATCCTACCTACTAGTCAAAGCTGGCTTGACAG CTTCGTCGCACATTATTCAAAATTTAGCTGGTGTACAGTCGCCTTTCGCGTTTGTGTACTCAAAGAACGAACTTCGTATTGAATACCATCCTGGCCACACGGaaacatcaaatatgaaacGTCGTGGAGAAGGATTCAACCTAAAATATTCAGTCTGGCAagaaggcgttacac